Proteins from one Haloarchaeobius litoreus genomic window:
- a CDS encoding 5-(carboxyamino)imidazole ribonucleotide synthase translates to MPASLPGPTVGVVGGGQLGRMLGEAAAPLGIELVVLDPTPDAPAAQVATDQLVADFDDADAIRDLAERSDFLTFEIELADQESLDEVSDATGVPCHPDPATLSLIHDKLHQKEALADAGVPVPPFRRVDDADELRAALHELGTPAMLKARTGGYDGRGNVPVESVDDAADAMDAVGGPAMVEAFVDYEREISVVAAQGDGEVSVFPVGENIHEAEILREMVVPSRSSDAVLAAAEQVGRDVLELLDGRGVYAIELFETTDGRILVNEIAPRPHNSGHWSIEGALTSQFEQHLRAVVGWPLGATDLRAPTVTKNVLADGDDSRPARVGGVSEVLATPGANLHWYGKREARPLRKMGHVTQVATGDESREELLASARSLVDGLGFD, encoded by the coding sequence ATGCCCGCGAGCCTACCAGGCCCGACGGTCGGCGTGGTCGGCGGTGGCCAGCTCGGACGCATGCTCGGGGAGGCGGCTGCCCCCCTGGGCATCGAACTGGTCGTCCTCGACCCGACGCCGGACGCGCCGGCGGCCCAGGTCGCGACGGACCAGCTCGTCGCCGACTTCGACGACGCCGACGCCATCCGCGACCTCGCCGAACGGTCCGACTTCCTCACCTTCGAGATCGAGCTCGCAGACCAGGAGAGCCTCGACGAGGTCAGCGACGCGACCGGCGTCCCCTGTCACCCCGACCCGGCGACGCTGTCGCTCATCCACGACAAGCTCCACCAGAAGGAGGCACTCGCCGACGCCGGGGTTCCGGTGCCGCCGTTCCGCCGGGTCGACGACGCAGACGAACTGCGTGCCGCGCTGCACGAGCTCGGGACGCCGGCGATGCTGAAGGCCCGCACCGGCGGCTACGACGGCCGGGGGAACGTCCCGGTCGAGTCCGTCGACGACGCCGCCGACGCGATGGACGCCGTCGGCGGGCCGGCGATGGTCGAGGCGTTCGTCGACTACGAGCGCGAGATAAGCGTCGTCGCCGCGCAGGGCGACGGCGAGGTCTCGGTCTTCCCCGTCGGGGAGAACATCCACGAGGCGGAGATACTCCGCGAGATGGTCGTCCCGTCGCGCTCGTCCGACGCCGTGCTCGCGGCGGCCGAGCAGGTGGGACGTGACGTGCTCGAACTGCTCGACGGGCGCGGGGTCTACGCCATCGAGCTGTTCGAGACGACCGACGGGCGCATCCTCGTCAACGAGATCGCCCCGCGACCGCACAACTCCGGGCACTGGTCCATCGAGGGCGCACTCACCTCGCAGTTCGAACAGCACCTCCGCGCGGTCGTGGGCTGGCCGCTCGGTGCGACCGACCTCCGTGCGCCGACCGTGACGAAGAACGTCCTCGCCGACGGCGACGACTCCCGTCCCGCGCGGGTCGGCGGCGTCTCCGAGGTGCTCGCGACGCCCGGCGCGAACCTGCACTGGTACGGCAAACGGGAGGCCCGGCCGTTGCGGAAGATGGGCCACGTCACACAGGTCGCGACCGGCGACGAATCGCGCGAAGAGCTGCTCGCGAGCGCCCGCTCGCTCGTCGACGGCCTCGGCTTCGACTGA
- a CDS encoding AIR carboxylase family protein, with translation MTDELDDLIDDLHAEAQRDRPDEDTPDVGIVMGSDSDLDVMMGSETGRPGAYDALVDELGFAEVTDYDDPPEERFTFETYVVSAHRTPELMYAYAETAEARGIDVVIAGAGGKSADLPNMTASIAYPVPVVGVPVQEKSVDSVIGMPQGAPLTAVDAGKSFNAALSAAQILAREHTELRDRLVDYHEGLKGDVARTSRDLHELGTPGFKERRD, from the coding sequence ATGACCGACGAACTCGACGACCTCATCGACGACCTGCACGCGGAGGCACAGCGCGACCGACCCGACGAGGACACCCCGGACGTGGGCATCGTCATGGGCTCGGACTCCGACCTCGACGTGATGATGGGCTCGGAGACGGGCCGTCCCGGCGCGTACGACGCGCTCGTGGACGAACTCGGCTTCGCCGAGGTGACGGACTACGACGACCCGCCCGAGGAGCGGTTCACCTTCGAGACGTACGTCGTCTCGGCGCACCGCACGCCCGAACTGATGTACGCCTACGCGGAGACCGCCGAGGCCCGCGGCATCGACGTCGTCATCGCCGGGGCCGGCGGGAAGTCCGCCGACCTGCCGAACATGACCGCGTCCATCGCCTACCCGGTGCCGGTCGTCGGCGTCCCGGTGCAGGAGAAGTCCGTTGACTCGGTCATCGGGATGCCCCAGGGCGCGCCGCTGACCGCCGTCGACGCCGGGAAGTCATTCAACGCCGCGCTCTCGGCCGCACAGATCCTGGCACGGGAGCACACCGAACTTCGCGACCGGCTCGTCGACTACCACGAGGGGCTGAAGGGCGACGTGGCACGCACCTCGCGGGACCTCCACGAGCTCGGTACGCCCGGGTTCAAGGAACGGCGAGACTGA
- a CDS encoding NADH-quinone oxidoreductase subunit A — protein sequence MNPWIAIGALALVGVLIPVGMMSVSALLRPSVPEDSKRATYESGEVPTGGTHIRFNIQYYMVALLFVIFDIETVLIFPWTVIYGSALEGGTALGPVLVPMLVFITVLVAGLAWAWHNGAVKWAKSARSESQVQAKR from the coding sequence ATGAATCCATGGATAGCCATTGGGGCGCTCGCGCTCGTCGGCGTGCTGATTCCGGTCGGCATGATGTCGGTCTCGGCACTGCTCAGGCCGAGCGTTCCTGAAGACAGCAAGCGCGCCACCTACGAGAGTGGTGAGGTCCCGACAGGAGGGACCCACATCCGCTTCAACATCCAGTACTACATGGTCGCACTGCTGTTCGTCATCTTCGACATCGAGACCGTCCTCATCTTCCCGTGGACGGTCATCTACGGCTCTGCACTCGAAGGTGGGACAGCACTCGGCCCCGTACTGGTCCCGATGCTGGTGTTCATCACCGTGCTCGTCGCTGGTCTGGCATGGGCCTGGCACAACGGCGCGGTGAAGTGGGCCAAGAGCGCGCGCTCGGAATCGCAGGTACAGGCAAAACGATGA
- a CDS encoding NADH-quinone oxidoreductase subunit B, translated as MSSDNPIDGGSTDMLTDTRDARMGEGLDDRFNSRLREAFGSSPFILTKFDKFMNWVRGSSMFMLQFGIACCSIEMIHTYAIKHDLDRFGAGIPRASPRQADVIIVPGTIVSKFAPRMKRVYDQMPEPKFVVGMGSCTISGGPFQEGYNVIKGAEEVIPVDIHVPGCPPRPEALVYGVAKLQERIANGESSPVVVKPYELEQFGDMPKDEVVEKLADQIDEDTLAMRYNWVDSP; from the coding sequence ATGAGTAGCGACAACCCTATCGACGGCGGGAGTACAGACATGCTGACAGACACACGCGACGCCCGCATGGGCGAGGGGCTGGACGACCGCTTCAACTCGCGGCTCCGTGAGGCGTTCGGCTCGTCCCCGTTCATCCTCACCAAGTTCGACAAGTTCATGAACTGGGTGCGCGGGTCGTCGATGTTCATGCTGCAGTTCGGTATCGCGTGCTGCAGCATCGAGATGATCCACACGTACGCGATCAAGCACGACCTCGACCGCTTCGGGGCGGGCATCCCGCGTGCGTCGCCGCGACAGGCGGACGTCATCATCGTGCCGGGGACCATCGTCTCCAAGTTCGCCCCGCGCATGAAGCGCGTCTACGACCAGATGCCCGAGCCGAAGTTCGTCGTCGGCATGGGCTCGTGTACCATCTCCGGCGGCCCGTTCCAGGAGGGGTACAACGTCATCAAGGGCGCCGAGGAGGTCATCCCGGTGGACATCCACGTCCCCGGCTGCCCGCCGCGCCCCGAGGCGCTGGTCTACGGCGTCGCGAAGCTCCAGGAGCGCATCGCAAACGGCGAGTCCTCGCCCGTCGTGGTCAAGCCGTACGAGCTCGAACAGTTCGGCGACATGCCCAAGGACGAGGTCGTCGAGAAGCTCGCCGACCAGATCGACGAGGACACCCTCGCGATGCGGTACAACTGGGTTGATTCGCCATGA
- a CDS encoding NADH-quinone oxidoreductase subunit D: MSVEETEETPEIEAGSTVEDEVLETLGDTVQNTEEHLNADASVVVRPDQVQDALFALRDDMGYDHLSCVTAQEYEDRYESIYHMKQYDDPTQEVSVVVPASKDEPVSQTAEPVFRTADWHEREAYDLVGINYEGHPDPRRILLPDTWQGHPLGHDYDQDSPQIVTLGEWDNPLRDDHMDNEADTMFLNIGPHHPATHGVLHVKTVLDGETVADVDPDIGYLHRCEEQMCQNGTYRHQIMPYPDRWDYVSAGILNEWAYARAAEDLADIEVPEYAQVIRTMSAELCRIAAHMLALGTFALDVFGDFTAIFQYSFRDREVIQNILEDLTGQRMMFNYFRLGGVAWDLPEPREEFFEKTRDFLEEMPAKLEEYHDLITGNEIFQLRCVNTGILEPEVAKSYGATGPVARGSGIDYDLRRDDPYGYYDELDWDVVTEDGCDNFSRVLVRMQEVEESAKIIEQCIDLLEEWPEDDRTIQSNVPRTLKPDPDTETYRAVEAAKGELGIYIRSDGTDKPGRFKIRSPCFSNLQTLGEMSEGEYIPDLIASLGSLDIVLGEVDR, from the coding sequence ATGAGCGTCGAGGAGACCGAGGAGACACCGGAGATCGAAGCCGGCTCCACCGTCGAGGACGAGGTGCTCGAGACGCTCGGCGACACCGTCCAGAACACCGAGGAACACCTGAACGCCGACGCGTCCGTTGTCGTCCGGCCGGACCAGGTGCAGGACGCGCTGTTCGCACTTCGGGACGACATGGGCTACGACCACCTCTCGTGTGTCACCGCCCAGGAGTACGAGGACCGCTACGAGTCCATCTACCACATGAAGCAGTACGACGACCCGACCCAGGAGGTCAGCGTCGTCGTCCCGGCCTCGAAGGACGAGCCAGTCAGCCAGACCGCGGAGCCGGTGTTCCGGACCGCCGACTGGCACGAGCGCGAGGCGTACGACCTCGTCGGCATCAACTACGAGGGCCACCCGGACCCGCGGCGCATCCTGCTGCCGGACACCTGGCAGGGCCACCCGCTCGGCCACGACTACGACCAGGACAGCCCGCAGATCGTCACGCTCGGCGAGTGGGACAACCCGCTCCGTGACGACCACATGGACAACGAGGCGGACACGATGTTCCTCAACATCGGCCCGCACCACCCGGCGACCCACGGTGTGCTGCACGTCAAGACGGTGCTGGACGGCGAGACCGTCGCGGACGTGGACCCGGACATCGGCTACCTCCACCGCTGCGAGGAGCAGATGTGCCAGAACGGCACCTACCGCCACCAGATCATGCCGTACCCCGACCGCTGGGACTACGTCTCCGCCGGCATCCTCAACGAGTGGGCGTACGCCCGTGCCGCGGAGGACCTCGCGGACATCGAGGTGCCGGAGTACGCGCAGGTCATCCGGACGATGTCCGCCGAGCTGTGTCGCATCGCCGCGCACATGCTCGCGCTCGGGACGTTCGCGCTGGACGTCTTCGGCGACTTCACGGCCATCTTCCAGTACTCGTTCCGCGACCGCGAGGTCATCCAGAACATCCTGGAGGACCTCACCGGCCAGCGGATGATGTTCAACTACTTCCGCCTCGGCGGTGTCGCCTGGGACCTGCCCGAGCCCCGCGAGGAGTTCTTCGAGAAGACGCGTGACTTCCTCGAGGAGATGCCCGCGAAGCTGGAGGAGTACCACGACCTCATCACGGGCAACGAGATCTTCCAGCTCCGCTGTGTCAACACCGGCATCCTCGAACCCGAGGTCGCAAAGAGCTACGGCGCGACCGGACCGGTCGCCCGTGGCTCCGGCATCGACTACGACCTGCGGCGCGACGACCCGTACGGCTACTACGACGAGCTCGACTGGGACGTCGTCACCGAGGACGGCTGCGACAACTTCTCGCGCGTCCTCGTGCGCATGCAGGAGGTCGAGGAGTCCGCGAAGATAATCGAGCAGTGCATCGACCTGCTCGAGGAGTGGCCGGAGGACGACCGGACCATCCAGTCCAACGTCCCCCGCACGCTCAAGCCGGACCCGGACACCGAGACCTACCGCGCCGTCGAGGCCGCGAAAGGCGAACTCGGCATCTACATCCGCTCGGACGGCACGGACAAGCCCGGCCGGTTCAAGATCCGGAGCCCGTGCTTCTCCAACCTGCAGACGCTGGGCGAGATGTCCGAGGGCGAGTACATCCCGGACCTCATCGCCTCGCTCGGTAGCCTCGACATCGTGCTCGGGGAGGTGGACCGCTGA
- a CDS encoding complex I subunit 1/NuoH family protein: protein MVTEQMLPETLRTMIGLPDSVLGQAIAAFIAAFLVGNVMLAYTGVAGPWAKRKITAAFTDRIAVDRIGPFGLLIIVADAVRLLAKELIIPENADRPAYDLAPVVVAGSAMLGFAVIPMGGLGPLNIQLADPESGLVYVFAVASIATLGLTMAGYASSNKYSMLGALRAIAQNLAYEIPLVLTGASVVLFTQSLQMSEIVAVQQETLVTIAGFSIPSWFAFVNPFAFALFMVANLAEVGRNPFDIPEAPTEIVAGYQTEYSSVYFVLIYLGEFLHIFLGGAIIATLFLGGAAGPGPESIGFLWFTAKIWGVFLFTQWARSAVPRVRIDQLIEIGWKGMLVLSFANLLLTALLVGVIA from the coding sequence ATGGTGACGGAGCAGATGCTCCCGGAGACACTCCGGACGATGATCGGCCTGCCCGACTCGGTGCTCGGCCAGGCCATCGCGGCGTTCATCGCCGCGTTCCTCGTCGGCAACGTGATGCTCGCGTACACGGGCGTCGCGGGCCCGTGGGCGAAGCGGAAGATCACCGCCGCGTTCACCGACCGCATCGCGGTCGACCGCATCGGACCGTTCGGGCTGCTCATCATCGTGGCCGACGCGGTCAGGCTCCTCGCGAAGGAGCTCATCATCCCCGAGAACGCCGACCGCCCGGCGTACGACCTCGCACCGGTCGTCGTCGCGGGCTCGGCGATGCTCGGCTTCGCGGTCATCCCGATGGGCGGACTCGGCCCGTTGAACATCCAGCTCGCCGACCCCGAGTCGGGGCTGGTGTACGTGTTCGCGGTCGCGTCCATCGCGACGCTCGGCCTGACGATGGCCGGCTACGCGTCGTCGAACAAGTACTCGATGCTCGGCGCCCTGCGCGCCATCGCACAGAACCTCGCGTACGAGATCCCGCTCGTCCTCACGGGCGCGTCCGTCGTGCTGTTCACGCAGTCGCTCCAGATGAGCGAGATCGTCGCCGTCCAGCAGGAGACGCTGGTGACCATCGCGGGGTTCTCGATCCCCTCGTGGTTCGCGTTCGTGAACCCGTTCGCGTTCGCGCTGTTCATGGTCGCGAACCTCGCCGAGGTCGGGCGTAACCCGTTCGACATCCCGGAGGCACCGACCGAGATCGTCGCAGGCTACCAGACCGAGTACTCCTCGGTCTACTTCGTCCTCATCTACCTGGGCGAGTTCCTGCACATCTTCCTCGGTGGCGCCATCATCGCGACGCTGTTCCTGGGCGGCGCTGCCGGCCCGGGTCCGGAGTCCATCGGCTTCCTCTGGTTCACGGCCAAGATCTGGGGCGTGTTCCTGTTCACGCAGTGGGCACGCTCGGCGGTCCCGCGTGTTCGCATCGACCAGCTCATCGAGATCGGCTGGAAGGGGATGCTCGTGCTCTCCTTCGCGAACCTGCTGCTGACCGCACTCCTTGTCGGGGTGATTGCATGA
- a CDS encoding NuoI/complex I 23 kDa subunit family protein has product MIGILKSMATTMKHALDGETFTVEYPETPPEVSPRFRGIHKFSQERCIWCRQCENVCPNDTIHIVTDAQRNGEEYNLHIGQCIYCRLCEEVCPVDAILLTQNFEFTGDTKDDLVYNKEQLKSVPWYKDIDPLESREPDRGAWIGEGDGEVDYQ; this is encoded by the coding sequence ATGATCGGCATACTCAAATCCATGGCGACCACGATGAAGCACGCGCTGGACGGTGAGACGTTCACCGTCGAGTACCCGGAGACACCGCCCGAGGTCTCGCCGCGGTTCCGCGGCATCCACAAGTTCAGCCAGGAACGGTGTATCTGGTGCCGTCAGTGCGAGAACGTGTGTCCGAACGACACCATCCACATCGTGACCGACGCACAGCGCAACGGCGAGGAGTACAACCTCCACATCGGCCAGTGCATCTACTGCCGGCTCTGTGAGGAGGTCTGCCCGGTGGACGCGATCCTGCTCACGCAGAACTTCGAGTTCACGGGCGACACGAAGGACGACCTCGTCTACAACAAGGAACAGCTCAAGAGCGTCCCCTGGTACAAGGACATCGACCCCCTCGAGTCCCGCGAACCGGACCGCGGTGCGTGGATCGGCGAGGGCGACGGCGAGGTCGATTACCAGTAG
- a CDS encoding NADH-quinone oxidoreductase subunit J, which yields MALAELVAFALFATVTVASSVGVVLVEDVWHSALFLGVALLSVAVHYVMQQAEFLAAMQILVYVGGVLVLITFAVMLMREDDTTEVVEA from the coding sequence ATGGCACTCGCAGAACTCGTCGCCTTCGCGCTCTTCGCCACCGTCACGGTGGCGAGTAGCGTCGGCGTCGTCCTCGTGGAAGACGTGTGGCACTCCGCACTCTTCCTGGGCGTCGCGCTACTCAGCGTCGCGGTACACTACGTGATGCAACAGGCCGAGTTCCTCGCCGCGATGCAGATTCTGGTCTACGTCGGCGGGGTACTCGTCCTGATCACGTTCGCCGTGATGCTCATGCGTGAAGACGACACGACGGAGGTGGTAGAGGCATGA
- the nuoK gene encoding NADH-quinone oxidoreductase subunit NuoK, translating to MAVDTTYYLILSAAVFCTGLFGILTRRNALLFLMSVELMLNAANINLVAFSQYYGNLTGQVFALFTMALAAAEVAVGIGIILVLYRNFEDIDVAEAATMRW from the coding sequence ATGGCAGTCGACACGACCTACTATCTCATCCTCTCGGCGGCGGTGTTCTGTACCGGCCTGTTCGGTATCCTGACCCGGCGGAACGCCCTGCTGTTCCTGATGTCGGTCGAGCTGATGCTCAACGCGGCGAACATCAACCTCGTCGCGTTCAGCCAGTACTACGGCAATCTCACCGGCCAGGTGTTCGCGCTCTTCACGATGGCACTCGCCGCCGCGGAGGTCGCCGTCGGTATCGGCATCATCCTCGTGCTGTATCGCAACTTCGAAGACATCGACGTGGCTGAGGCTGCAACAATGAGGTGGTAA
- the nuoL gene encoding NADH-quinone oxidoreductase subunit L, which yields MAGELAFELAPAIVALPFASFLVALALGNYMPKKGASAGIAATGGSLVLSLFALVTVYGGAAHHQDLFTWSGAEEVPLHFGILIDPLSAMMLVIVSLIAFLVHVFSLGYMNDEGETGLPRYYSELGLFTFSMLAFVMADNLLMAFMFFELVGLCSYLLIGFWFRQDGPPSAAKKAFLVTRFGDYFFLIGVVGIVATFGTARFVGTEGQESFPVLAQQALDGTAGAATTFLGFGPQAWFGILGLLVLGGVVGKSAQFPLHTWLPDAMEGPTPVSALIHAATMVAAGVYLVARMYGFYALLPTVLAVIALTGGFTALFAATMGVVKREIKQVLAYSTISQYGYMMLALGGGGYVAATFHLMTHAFFKALLFLGAGSVIIAMHHNEDMWDMGGLKDKMPVTYATFLAGSLALAGIVPFAGFWSKDEALYETLVHGLGTSGMVGNMFLAAYAMGLLAVLFTGFYTFRMVFLTFHGEPRSDTARDPHGVRWNVKVPLVVLGVLATVAGFVNAVPLGIEELHHFLDKGEEAQNEAIHLLSAHHYTGSENGLLHEYAHITAADFPVFIAAGASLALAVIGVGVAFMLYTGEPAEHTDKLGPLKTLWYNNYYQDEYQVWLASGLTLPLAKVADRFDQGIVDGVVNGVGRTSLTGGSYVKRIQTGVVTNYAALLALGLVALLLIVGVTGGWFA from the coding sequence ATGGCAGGAGAACTCGCATTCGAGCTCGCGCCCGCGATCGTGGCGCTCCCGTTCGCGTCGTTCCTCGTCGCGCTCGCCCTCGGCAACTACATGCCGAAGAAGGGGGCGTCGGCCGGTATCGCCGCGACGGGCGGTTCGCTGGTGCTCTCGCTGTTCGCGCTCGTGACTGTGTACGGCGGCGCAGCGCACCACCAGGACCTGTTCACGTGGTCCGGCGCCGAGGAGGTGCCGCTTCACTTCGGCATCCTCATCGACCCGCTGTCGGCGATGATGCTCGTCATCGTGTCGCTCATCGCCTTCCTCGTCCACGTGTTCAGTCTCGGCTACATGAACGACGAGGGCGAGACGGGACTGCCCCGCTACTACTCCGAACTGGGGCTGTTCACGTTCTCGATGCTCGCGTTCGTCATGGCGGACAACCTGCTGATGGCGTTCATGTTCTTCGAGCTGGTCGGGCTCTGCTCGTACCTGCTCATCGGCTTCTGGTTCCGTCAGGACGGCCCGCCGTCGGCGGCGAAGAAGGCGTTCCTGGTCACCCGCTTCGGTGACTACTTCTTCCTCATCGGCGTCGTCGGCATCGTCGCGACGTTCGGGACGGCCCGCTTCGTCGGGACCGAGGGACAGGAGTCCTTCCCCGTCCTCGCCCAGCAGGCGCTCGACGGCACGGCCGGTGCCGCGACGACGTTCCTCGGGTTCGGTCCCCAGGCGTGGTTCGGTATCCTCGGCCTGCTCGTCCTCGGTGGCGTCGTCGGCAAGTCCGCGCAGTTCCCGCTGCACACGTGGCTGCCGGACGCGATGGAGGGCCCGACGCCCGTCTCCGCCCTCATCCACGCGGCGACGATGGTCGCGGCCGGCGTGTACCTCGTCGCCCGGATGTACGGCTTCTACGCGCTGCTGCCCACCGTGCTCGCGGTCATCGCACTCACGGGCGGGTTCACCGCGCTCTTCGCGGCGACGATGGGCGTCGTCAAGCGGGAGATCAAGCAGGTGCTCGCGTACTCCACCATCTCCCAGTACGGGTACATGATGCTCGCGCTGGGCGGCGGTGGCTACGTCGCGGCGACCTTCCACCTGATGACCCACGCCTTCTTCAAGGCGCTGCTGTTCCTCGGTGCGGGGTCGGTCATCATCGCGATGCACCACAACGAGGACATGTGGGACATGGGCGGCCTCAAGGACAAGATGCCCGTGACCTACGCGACGTTCCTCGCCGGGTCGCTCGCACTCGCTGGCATCGTCCCGTTCGCGGGCTTCTGGTCCAAGGACGAGGCGCTCTACGAGACGCTCGTCCACGGTCTCGGCACGAGCGGCATGGTCGGCAACATGTTCCTCGCCGCCTACGCCATGGGCCTGCTCGCGGTGCTGTTCACCGGTTTCTACACCTTCCGGATGGTGTTCCTCACCTTCCACGGCGAGCCGCGGTCCGACACGGCTCGTGACCCCCACGGGGTCCGCTGGAACGTGAAGGTCCCGCTCGTCGTCCTCGGCGTGCTGGCCACCGTGGCCGGCTTCGTCAACGCCGTCCCGCTCGGCATCGAGGAGCTGCACCACTTCCTCGACAAGGGCGAGGAGGCACAGAACGAGGCCATCCACCTGCTGTCGGCGCACCACTACACCGGCAGCGAGAACGGGCTGCTCCACGAGTACGCCCACATCACGGCGGCGGACTTCCCGGTGTTCATCGCGGCCGGTGCGTCGCTGGCGCTCGCCGTCATCGGCGTCGGCGTCGCGTTCATGCTCTACACGGGTGAACCCGCAGAGCACACCGACAAGCTCGGGCCGCTGAAGACGCTCTGGTACAACAACTACTACCAGGACGAGTACCAGGTCTGGCTGGCCTCGGGACTGACGCTGCCCCTCGCGAAGGTGGCCGACCGGTTCGACCAGGGCATCGTCGACGGCGTCGTCAACGGCGTCGGTCGCACGAGTCTCACCGGTGGCTCGTACGTAAAGCGGATCCAGACCGGTGTCGTCACCAACTACGCCGCGCTGCTCGCGCTGGGCCTCGTCGCCCTGCTGCTCATCGTCGGCGTCACAGGAGGGTGGTTCGCATGA
- a CDS encoding complex I subunit 4 family protein, giving the protein MNGTIEALIAVTLVGSLVVMAGSDRYAAKLATAFSLIPLVGSLGMWATYDATGNALLGGDTAFTSRETWLALGPLPDIEWFVGVDGISMPLVVLTTVLVTLALVSAWTPIDERQSQFYGLVLFLEAGLLGVFTALDFFVWFVFWEAVLVPMYILIGVWGGPRRKYAAIKMFVYTNVASLVMFVGYTALVFGLGDAVSTFALPETAQALVVDNVQPDELAFVGGETLKVAAFAALFAGFAVKVPVVPVHTWLPDAHVEAPTPVSVLLAGVLLKMGTYALLRFNFTMLPDVARANILIIAAFAVVSIIYGAMLALAQTDLKRIVAYSSVSSMGYVILGLAAYTLYGVGGATFQMISHGLISGLMFMAVGVIYNTTHTRMVTDMSGMASKMPYTVGIFIAGAFGYMGLPLMSGFAAEFYVFLGAFQAGAFDVPNYDLLPAFTAVAMFGIVIVAGYLLFAMQRTLFGEYRLETDYEVGRAPLHDIAPLAVLLVLIIALGSQPDIFFEMIREASGPVADLVGGGA; this is encoded by the coding sequence ATGAATGGAACGATAGAGGCGCTCATCGCAGTCACGCTGGTCGGATCGCTCGTCGTCATGGCTGGCTCCGACCGCTACGCGGCGAAGCTGGCGACGGCCTTCAGCCTGATTCCCCTCGTCGGGAGTCTGGGCATGTGGGCCACGTACGACGCAACAGGCAACGCGCTGCTCGGTGGCGACACCGCCTTCACGAGCCGGGAGACCTGGCTCGCGCTCGGTCCGCTGCCGGACATCGAGTGGTTCGTCGGCGTCGACGGCATCAGCATGCCGCTCGTCGTCCTGACGACCGTGCTCGTCACGCTCGCACTCGTGAGTGCGTGGACGCCCATCGACGAACGGCAGTCGCAGTTCTACGGGCTCGTGCTGTTCCTCGAGGCCGGGCTGCTCGGCGTCTTCACGGCGCTCGACTTCTTCGTCTGGTTCGTGTTCTGGGAGGCCGTCCTCGTCCCGATGTACATCCTCATCGGTGTCTGGGGTGGCCCGCGCCGGAAGTACGCGGCCATCAAGATGTTCGTCTACACCAACGTCGCCTCGCTGGTGATGTTCGTCGGCTACACCGCGCTCGTCTTCGGGCTCGGTGACGCCGTCTCGACGTTCGCGCTGCCGGAGACCGCACAGGCGCTCGTCGTCGACAACGTCCAGCCCGACGAGCTGGCGTTCGTCGGCGGCGAGACGCTGAAGGTCGCCGCGTTCGCGGCGCTCTTTGCAGGCTTCGCGGTGAAGGTCCCGGTCGTCCCGGTCCACACCTGGCTGCCGGACGCCCACGTCGAGGCACCGACGCCTGTGTCGGTGCTCCTGGCGGGTGTCCTGCTGAAGATGGGGACCTACGCGCTGCTGCGGTTCAACTTCACGATGCTGCCGGACGTCGCACGTGCGAACATCCTCATCATCGCCGCGTTCGCCGTCGTCTCCATCATCTACGGCGCGATGCTCGCGCTGGCACAGACGGACCTCAAGCGCATCGTCGCGTACTCCTCCGTCTCCTCGATGGGCTACGTCATCCTCGGACTCGCCGCCTACACGCTGTACGGCGTCGGCGGCGCGACGTTCCAGATGATCTCCCACGGCCTCATCTCGGGGCTGATGTTCATGGCGGTCGGCGTCATCTACAACACGACCCACACGCGCATGGTGACCGACATGTCCGGCATGGCGTCGAAGATGCCGTACACGGTCGGCATCTTCATCGCCGGCGCGTTCGGCTACATGGGCCTCCCGCTCATGTCCGGCTTCGCCGCCGAGTTCTACGTGTTCCTCGGCGCGTTCCAGGCCGGCGCGTTCGACGTGCCGAACTACGACCTGCTGCCGGCGTTCACCGCGGTGGCGATGTTCGGCATCGTCATCGTCGCCGGCTATCTGCTGTTCGCGATGCAACGCACGCTGTTCGGCGAGTACCGCCTCGAGACCGACTACGAGGTCGGTCGCGCACCGCTGCACGACATCGCACCGCTCGCGGTGCTGCTCGTGCTGATCATCGCGCTCGGCTCGCAGCCGGACATCTTCTTCGAGATGATCCGTGAGGCGAGTGGGCCGGTCGCGGACCTCGTCGGGGGTGGTGCCTGA